One region of Salvia miltiorrhiza cultivar Shanhuang (shh) chromosome 3, IMPLAD_Smil_shh, whole genome shotgun sequence genomic DNA includes:
- the LOC131016950 gene encoding uncharacterized protein LOC131016950 isoform X1, which produces MAAYAALVSLIHIIDDLERHPSPPMSLNKQQVQSLTENVTFLQEFLEAYISPVSDDADPLEMRIADAAYAAEDAIKSHIVAKIQLSRSREAYNSPVSDEADPEDPKTVSSNHDDGDEEMNLFQDVQNVIQEMDQIKSLAMQRNTEKVVLHDTRLSFVSASSSNEKNNSGMVVWSEGVVIGILERLVSDQRERQVIPITGMGGIVEKDNLDWLEAFFE; this is translated from the exons ATGGCGGCCTACGCAGCCTTGGTTTCTCTAATACATATCATAGACGACCTCGAGCGCCACCCTTCCCCTCCGATGTCTCTCAACAAACAACAAGTTCAATCCCTCACTGAAAATGTCACGTTCTTGCAGGAGTTTCTCGAAGCTTATATCTCTCCTGTTTCCGACGACGCAGATCCCTTGGAGATGCGTATTGCAGATGCAGCTTATGCAGCTGAAGACGCCATCAAATCTCATATCGTGGCCAAGATTCAGCTGAGCAGATCCAGAGAAGCTTATAACTCTCCTGTTTCCGACGAAGCAGATCCAGAGGATCCGAAAACTGTCTCATCAAATCATGATGATGGTGATGAAGAGATGAACTTGTTTCAAGATGTGCAAAATGTGATACAGGAAATGGATCAGATCAAGAGTTTGGCGATGCAGAGGAATACAGAGAAGGTGGTGCTCCATGATACGCGGCTTAGCTTCGTCTCTGCTTCTTCTTCCAATGAGAAGAACAATAGTGGCATGGTGGTGTGGTCCGAGGGTGTCGTGATTGGAATCTTGGAAAGGCTCGTTTCGGACCAACGTGAGCGCCAAGTCATCCCGATCACAGGAATGGGCGGGAtag TTGAGAAAGATAACCTTGATTGGTTGGAGGCTTTCTTCGAGTGA
- the LOC131016950 gene encoding uncharacterized protein LOC131016950 isoform X2 yields MAAYAALVSLIHIIDDLERHPSPPMSLNKQQVQSLTENVTFLQEFLEAYISPVSDDADPLEMRIADAAYAAEDAIKSHIVAKIQLSRSREAYNSPVSDEADPEDPKTVSSNHDDGDEEMNLFQDVQNVIQEMDQIKSLAMQRNTEKVVLHDTRLSFVSASSSNEKNNSGMVVWSEGVVIGILERLVSDQRERQVIPITGMGGIAAKF; encoded by the exons ATGGCGGCCTACGCAGCCTTGGTTTCTCTAATACATATCATAGACGACCTCGAGCGCCACCCTTCCCCTCCGATGTCTCTCAACAAACAACAAGTTCAATCCCTCACTGAAAATGTCACGTTCTTGCAGGAGTTTCTCGAAGCTTATATCTCTCCTGTTTCCGACGACGCAGATCCCTTGGAGATGCGTATTGCAGATGCAGCTTATGCAGCTGAAGACGCCATCAAATCTCATATCGTGGCCAAGATTCAGCTGAGCAGATCCAGAGAAGCTTATAACTCTCCTGTTTCCGACGAAGCAGATCCAGAGGATCCGAAAACTGTCTCATCAAATCATGATGATGGTGATGAAGAGATGAACTTGTTTCAAGATGTGCAAAATGTGATACAGGAAATGGATCAGATCAAGAGTTTGGCGATGCAGAGGAATACAGAGAAGGTGGTGCTCCATGATACGCGGCTTAGCTTCGTCTCTGCTTCTTCTTCCAATGAGAAGAACAATAGTGGCATGGTGGTGTGGTCCGAGGGTGTCGTGATTGGAATCTTGGAAAGGCTCGTTTCGGACCAACGTGAGCGCCAAGTCATCCCGATCACAGGAATGGGCGGGAtag CTGCAAAGTTTTGA